A single genomic interval of Cataglyphis hispanica isolate Lineage 1 chromosome 25, ULB_Chis1_1.0, whole genome shotgun sequence harbors:
- the LOC126858424 gene encoding microsomal triacylglycerol transfer protein isoform X4, with amino-acid sequence MAGRLLRGTPVRMLAVCLVYLFTLLGSYCQMAPAVAGAVRGWETGRGHKYKLTNTLIFREAGSPKSGGDVGFRLTGELDITAVWQDSNDPNSFLLKFKLLSPQLWIKSRRAPEPEGFVEHSSRVEQVAEKPFFVLWRYGDVEAIYIDSTENASSANLKRGLASVFQYRTLDDEVRQRDASGICDVVYVSVGENIIEKQKSACTYDTLPPPKRHPNPLFAVRLESYRNSTYVLTQSLLPERVVDHEAHRMTLTSKLDIGTNVVSERILEQAPEILSASVIQADSAKHAVMILEPGYREISIELQSESVTCPDTGCPTIDQAIEEYRGALTSSALGTAKSASAFLKLLPLVKNALPEELHKILKTPRYRQIKMQLLDVLGSASTLPAHQAAMKILRKDEIGDETERYLWALSLSPTPNADVTKDILRRSEETMQNDKVSETYALAAGAMARHYGSPALIEKARVSLELGLDTCSGEECKLKFLRALRNLRSAAAIPTLLSHALSNSKPISVAAWRALAAFPREAVTDELKAAAHKIFYQIGGPRRDSSARTLALDIILENEPSEEILHDLVKYLSSNDSVYEVRKYLSQRLEQIAEKNEQFARYLKNIYATGNTMVNNYHVRAQRGLSTAFTRNFLRSPESNGSLVTIQEVNSGLLKRGIVDVVLETNKQRQAMFSLGLFAGGLGSFVSSQDDGVEADDEVATAGMEIDFLGVGVRPFVFFSGQGELMSHVWSGTASERTPAFQALASLYNHNEYVPLGSGFVAEIDVQGAVSFDLAGQIQLSLWSRNAQSLVEMNAGVMIHGGTRVHSNFVQSKAEFSMAMEPKLELSTDVDFSGPVSLCMRLSQPITTVKQQIYKIERIPGSRHRLRKTRRTKIHSPGRSYKLNQKNNEMCTKFAFS; translated from the exons ATGGCCGGTCGTCTTCTTCGGGGCACGCCAGTCAGGATGCTCGCTGTCTGCCTGGTCTATCTTTTCACGCTCCTCG gttCTTACTGTCAGATGGCACCAG CCGTAGCCGGTGCTGTCAGAGGCTGGGAAACGGGAAGAGGTCACAAGTACAAATTAACGAACACGCTGATCTTCAGAGAGGCCGGATCACCGAAATCCGGAGGTGACGTCGGCTTTCGGCTAACCGGCGAACTGGATATCACCGCTGTATGGCAGGATTCCAATGATCCCAACAGCTTTCTACTTAAATTCAAG CTGTTATCGCCGCAATTATGGATCAAATCTCGTCGAGCTCCGGAGCCGGAGGGCTTCGTGGAGCATTCGTCCAGGGTGGAGCAGGTCGCCGAGAAGCCTTTCTTTGTGCTTTGGCGATATGGCGATGTCGAGGCTATTTACATAGATTCGACCGAAAACGCATCGTCCGCAAACCTAAAACGCGGTCTAGCAAGCGTCTTCCAGTACCGAACGCTCGACGATGAGGTGCGTCAACGTGACGCTTCTGGTATCTGCGATGTGGTCTACGTGTCCGTCGGAGAGAATATCATCGAGAAACAAAAATCTGCTTGTACGTACGATACATTACCGCCGCCTAAGCGACACCCGAATCCGCTGTTCGCCGTCAGGCTCGAAAGTTATCGCAATTCCACGTACGTGCTGACGCAATCGCTGCTGCCGGAGCGCGTGGTCGACCATGAGGCGCATAGGATGACGTTAACGTCCAAGCTGGACATCGGCACGAACGTCGTATCTGAAAGAATATTGGAACAGGCGCCGGAAATCCTCAGCGCGAGCGTTATCCAAGCGGATTCCGCAAAGCATGCGGTGATGATCCTCGAACCCGGATACAGAGAAATCAGTATCGAGCTACAATCGGAATCCGTCACGTGTCCTGACACCGGATGTCCCACG aTTGATCAGGCGATTGAGGAATATCGCGGGGCCCTTACTTCTTCCGCGCTGGGTACAGCGAAATCCGCATCGGCCTTCCTCAAGCTTCTTCCTCTAGTCAAAAATGCCTTACCTGAGGAACTGCACAAGATCCTAAAAACGCCGCGTTATCGCCAGATAAAGATGCAACTGTTAGATGTGCTTGGCTCCGCATCTACGTTGCCCGCTCATCAAGCGGCCATGAAGATTCTCCGGAAGGACGAGATCGGCGACGAGACCGAGAGGTATCTATGGGCTCTATCTCTCTCACCAACGCCCAATGCTGATGTCACCAAGGACATTCTCAGACGCTCCGAAGAGACGATGCAGAATGACAAGGTATCCGAGACCTATGCGCTTGCTGCGGGTGCGATGGCGCGGCATTATGGCTCACCCGCGCTGATAGAGAAGGCGAGGGTTAGTTTGGAACTGGGTCTGGATACTTGCAGCGGTGAAGAGTGCAAGCTCAAGTTTCTGCGGGCTCTGCGAAACCTGAGGTCTGCAGCGGCAATTCCCACGTTATTGTCGCACGCGTTAAGCAACAGTAAACCCATCAGCGTTGCCGCTTGGCGAGCCTTAGCGGCTTTTCCTCGCGAAGCTGTAACTGATGAGTTGAAGGCCGCGGCTCATAAAATCTTCTACCAGATTGGAGGACCACGAAGGGATAGCAGTGCGCGAACGCTCGCATTAGATATCATCCTCGAGAACGAGCCTTCCGAAGAAATCCTGCATGATCTCGTCAAATATCTGAGCAGCAACGATTCGGTTTATGAAGTCCGTAAATATTTGAGTCAACGACTGGAGCAAATCGCCGAGAAAAACGAACAATTCGCCAGATatctaaagaatatatatgcgaCCGGTAATACGATGGTTAACAATTATCACGTACGAGCGCAGAGAGGCCTCTCTACCGCTTTTACGAGAAACTTTTTACGTTCGCCCGAGAGCAACGGCTCCTTAGTGACTATTCAAGAAGTAAATTCCGGTCTACTTAAGCGCGGTATTGTAGACGTCGTACTGGAGACTAACAAACAACGGCAAGCGATGTTCTCGCTAGGATTATTCGCGGGTGGTCTCGGCAGCTTCGTCTCGAGCCAGGACGATGGAGTGGAAGCTGACGATGAAGTAGCTACTGCCGGTATGGAAATAGATTTTCTCGGCGTTGGTGTGCGGCCGTTCGTCTTCTTTTCTGGTCAAGGCGAGTTGATGAGCCACGTCTGGTCCGGCACAGCGTCTGAGAGGACTCCTGCTTTCCAGGCTCTCGCTTCTCTTTATAACCACAACGAGTACGTGCCATTGGGATCCGGTTTTGTTGCTGAGATCGACGTTCAGGGCGCCGTGAGCTTTGACCTGGCCGGCCAGATCCAGCTAAGCCTGTGGTCGAGAAACGCGCAGTCCTTGGTAGAAATGAATGCCGGTGTGATGATCCATGGCGGCACCAGGGTGCACTCAAATTTCGTGCAGAGTAAGGCGGAATTCTCGATGGCGATGGAGCCCAAACTCGAATTGTCCACCGACGTAGACTTTTCTGGACCGGTATCGTTGTGCATGAGGCTCAGCCAGCCGATTACCACGGTGAAGCAGCAGATCTATAAGATTGAGAGAATACCTGGCAGCCGGCACAGACTAAGGAAAACACGTCGAACAAAGATTCATTCGCCCGGCAGGTCTTACAAGCTCAACCAAAAGAACAATGAAATGTGTACGAAATTCGCGTTCAGTTAA
- the LOC126858424 gene encoding microsomal triacylglycerol transfer protein isoform X2 codes for MRDERRRADVERHDQRSRYNDAAVQDDSRSEERMAGRLLRGTPVRMLAVCLVYLFTLLGSYCQMAPAVAGAVRGWETGRGHKYKLTNTLIFREAGSPKSGGDVGFRLTGELDITAVWQDSNDPNSFLLKFKLLSPQLWIKSRRAPEPEGFVEHSSRVEQVAEKPFFVLWRYGDVEAIYIDSTENASSANLKRGLASVFQYRTLDDEVRQRDASGICDVVYVSVGENIIEKQKSACTYDTLPPPKRHPNPLFAVRLESYRNSTYVLTQSLLPERVVDHEAHRMTLTSKLDIGTNVVSERILEQAPEILSASVIQADSAKHAVMILEPGYREISIELQSESVTCPDTGCPTIDQAIEEYRGALTSSALGTAKSASAFLKLLPLVKNALPEELHKILKTPRYRQIKMQLLDVLGSASTLPAHQAAMKILRKDEIGDETERYLWALSLSPTPNADVTKDILRRSEETMQNDKVSETYALAAGAMARHYGSPALIEKARVSLELGLDTCSGEECKLKFLRALRNLRSAAAIPTLLSHALSNSKPISVAAWRALAAFPREAVTDELKAAAHKIFYQIGGPRRDSSARTLALDIILENEPSEEILHDLVKYLSSNDSVYEVRKYLSQRLEQIAEKNEQFARYLKNIYATGNTMVNNYHVRAQRGLSTAFTRNFLRSPESNGSLVTIQEVNSGLLKRGIVDVVLETNKQRQAMFSLGLFAGGLGSFVSSQDDGVEADDEVATAGMEIDFLGVGVRPFVFFSGQGELMSHVWSGTASERTPAFQALASLYNHNEYVPLGSGFVAEIDVQGAVSFDLAGQIQLSLWSRNAQSLVEMNAGVMIHGGTRVHSNFVQSKAEFSMAMEPKLELSTDVDFSGPVSLCMRLSQPITTVKQQIYKIERIPGSRHRLRKTRRTKIHSPGRSYKLNQKNNEMCTKFAFS; via the exons ATG AGggacgagagaaggagagCGGACGTGGAACGGCACGATCAACGTTCGCGATACAACGACGCCGCAGTGCAGGACGACAGTAGGAGCGAGGAAAGGATGGCCGGTCGTCTTCTTCGGGGCACGCCAGTCAGGATGCTCGCTGTCTGCCTGGTCTATCTTTTCACGCTCCTCG gttCTTACTGTCAGATGGCACCAG CCGTAGCCGGTGCTGTCAGAGGCTGGGAAACGGGAAGAGGTCACAAGTACAAATTAACGAACACGCTGATCTTCAGAGAGGCCGGATCACCGAAATCCGGAGGTGACGTCGGCTTTCGGCTAACCGGCGAACTGGATATCACCGCTGTATGGCAGGATTCCAATGATCCCAACAGCTTTCTACTTAAATTCAAG CTGTTATCGCCGCAATTATGGATCAAATCTCGTCGAGCTCCGGAGCCGGAGGGCTTCGTGGAGCATTCGTCCAGGGTGGAGCAGGTCGCCGAGAAGCCTTTCTTTGTGCTTTGGCGATATGGCGATGTCGAGGCTATTTACATAGATTCGACCGAAAACGCATCGTCCGCAAACCTAAAACGCGGTCTAGCAAGCGTCTTCCAGTACCGAACGCTCGACGATGAGGTGCGTCAACGTGACGCTTCTGGTATCTGCGATGTGGTCTACGTGTCCGTCGGAGAGAATATCATCGAGAAACAAAAATCTGCTTGTACGTACGATACATTACCGCCGCCTAAGCGACACCCGAATCCGCTGTTCGCCGTCAGGCTCGAAAGTTATCGCAATTCCACGTACGTGCTGACGCAATCGCTGCTGCCGGAGCGCGTGGTCGACCATGAGGCGCATAGGATGACGTTAACGTCCAAGCTGGACATCGGCACGAACGTCGTATCTGAAAGAATATTGGAACAGGCGCCGGAAATCCTCAGCGCGAGCGTTATCCAAGCGGATTCCGCAAAGCATGCGGTGATGATCCTCGAACCCGGATACAGAGAAATCAGTATCGAGCTACAATCGGAATCCGTCACGTGTCCTGACACCGGATGTCCCACG aTTGATCAGGCGATTGAGGAATATCGCGGGGCCCTTACTTCTTCCGCGCTGGGTACAGCGAAATCCGCATCGGCCTTCCTCAAGCTTCTTCCTCTAGTCAAAAATGCCTTACCTGAGGAACTGCACAAGATCCTAAAAACGCCGCGTTATCGCCAGATAAAGATGCAACTGTTAGATGTGCTTGGCTCCGCATCTACGTTGCCCGCTCATCAAGCGGCCATGAAGATTCTCCGGAAGGACGAGATCGGCGACGAGACCGAGAGGTATCTATGGGCTCTATCTCTCTCACCAACGCCCAATGCTGATGTCACCAAGGACATTCTCAGACGCTCCGAAGAGACGATGCAGAATGACAAGGTATCCGAGACCTATGCGCTTGCTGCGGGTGCGATGGCGCGGCATTATGGCTCACCCGCGCTGATAGAGAAGGCGAGGGTTAGTTTGGAACTGGGTCTGGATACTTGCAGCGGTGAAGAGTGCAAGCTCAAGTTTCTGCGGGCTCTGCGAAACCTGAGGTCTGCAGCGGCAATTCCCACGTTATTGTCGCACGCGTTAAGCAACAGTAAACCCATCAGCGTTGCCGCTTGGCGAGCCTTAGCGGCTTTTCCTCGCGAAGCTGTAACTGATGAGTTGAAGGCCGCGGCTCATAAAATCTTCTACCAGATTGGAGGACCACGAAGGGATAGCAGTGCGCGAACGCTCGCATTAGATATCATCCTCGAGAACGAGCCTTCCGAAGAAATCCTGCATGATCTCGTCAAATATCTGAGCAGCAACGATTCGGTTTATGAAGTCCGTAAATATTTGAGTCAACGACTGGAGCAAATCGCCGAGAAAAACGAACAATTCGCCAGATatctaaagaatatatatgcgaCCGGTAATACGATGGTTAACAATTATCACGTACGAGCGCAGAGAGGCCTCTCTACCGCTTTTACGAGAAACTTTTTACGTTCGCCCGAGAGCAACGGCTCCTTAGTGACTATTCAAGAAGTAAATTCCGGTCTACTTAAGCGCGGTATTGTAGACGTCGTACTGGAGACTAACAAACAACGGCAAGCGATGTTCTCGCTAGGATTATTCGCGGGTGGTCTCGGCAGCTTCGTCTCGAGCCAGGACGATGGAGTGGAAGCTGACGATGAAGTAGCTACTGCCGGTATGGAAATAGATTTTCTCGGCGTTGGTGTGCGGCCGTTCGTCTTCTTTTCTGGTCAAGGCGAGTTGATGAGCCACGTCTGGTCCGGCACAGCGTCTGAGAGGACTCCTGCTTTCCAGGCTCTCGCTTCTCTTTATAACCACAACGAGTACGTGCCATTGGGATCCGGTTTTGTTGCTGAGATCGACGTTCAGGGCGCCGTGAGCTTTGACCTGGCCGGCCAGATCCAGCTAAGCCTGTGGTCGAGAAACGCGCAGTCCTTGGTAGAAATGAATGCCGGTGTGATGATCCATGGCGGCACCAGGGTGCACTCAAATTTCGTGCAGAGTAAGGCGGAATTCTCGATGGCGATGGAGCCCAAACTCGAATTGTCCACCGACGTAGACTTTTCTGGACCGGTATCGTTGTGCATGAGGCTCAGCCAGCCGATTACCACGGTGAAGCAGCAGATCTATAAGATTGAGAGAATACCTGGCAGCCGGCACAGACTAAGGAAAACACGTCGAACAAAGATTCATTCGCCCGGCAGGTCTTACAAGCTCAACCAAAAGAACAATGAAATGTGTACGAAATTCGCGTTCAGTTAA
- the LOC126858424 gene encoding microsomal triacylglycerol transfer protein isoform X3: MRDERRRADVERHDQRSRYNDAAVQDDSRSEERMAGRLLRGTPVRMLAVCLVYLFTLLAVAGAVRGWETGRGHKYKLTNTLIFREAGSPKSGGDVGFRLTGELDITAVWQDSNDPNSFLLKFKLLSPQLWIKSRRAPEPEGFVEHSSRVEQVAEKPFFVLWRYGDVEAIYIDSTENASSANLKRGLASVFQYRTLDDEVRQRDASGICDVVYVSVGENIIEKQKSACTYDTLPPPKRHPNPLFAVRLESYRNSTYVLTQSLLPERVVDHEAHRMTLTSKLDIGTNVVSERILEQAPEILSASVIQADSAKHAVMILEPGYREISIELQSESVTCPDTGCPTIDQAIEEYRGALTSSALGTAKSASAFLKLLPLVKNALPEELHKILKTPRYRQIKMQLLDVLGSASTLPAHQAAMKILRKDEIGDETERYLWALSLSPTPNADVTKDILRRSEETMQNDKVSETYALAAGAMARHYGSPALIEKARVSLELGLDTCSGEECKLKFLRALRNLRSAAAIPTLLSHALSNSKPISVAAWRALAAFPREAVTDELKAAAHKIFYQIGGPRRDSSARTLALDIILENEPSEEILHDLVKYLSSNDSVYEVRKYLSQRLEQIAEKNEQFARYLKNIYATGNTMVNNYHVRAQRGLSTAFTRNFLRSPESNGSLVTIQEVNSGLLKRGIVDVVLETNKQRQAMFSLGLFAGGLGSFVSSQDDGVEADDEVATAGMEIDFLGVGVRPFVFFSGQGELMSHVWSGTASERTPAFQALASLYNHNEYVPLGSGFVAEIDVQGAVSFDLAGQIQLSLWSRNAQSLVEMNAGVMIHGGTRVHSNFVQSKAEFSMAMEPKLELSTDVDFSGPVSLCMRLSQPITTVKQQIYKIERIPGSRHRLRKTRRTKIHSPGRSYKLNQKNNEMCTKFAFS, encoded by the exons ATG AGggacgagagaaggagagCGGACGTGGAACGGCACGATCAACGTTCGCGATACAACGACGCCGCAGTGCAGGACGACAGTAGGAGCGAGGAAAGGATGGCCGGTCGTCTTCTTCGGGGCACGCCAGTCAGGATGCTCGCTGTCTGCCTGGTCTATCTTTTCACGCTCCTCG CCGTAGCCGGTGCTGTCAGAGGCTGGGAAACGGGAAGAGGTCACAAGTACAAATTAACGAACACGCTGATCTTCAGAGAGGCCGGATCACCGAAATCCGGAGGTGACGTCGGCTTTCGGCTAACCGGCGAACTGGATATCACCGCTGTATGGCAGGATTCCAATGATCCCAACAGCTTTCTACTTAAATTCAAG CTGTTATCGCCGCAATTATGGATCAAATCTCGTCGAGCTCCGGAGCCGGAGGGCTTCGTGGAGCATTCGTCCAGGGTGGAGCAGGTCGCCGAGAAGCCTTTCTTTGTGCTTTGGCGATATGGCGATGTCGAGGCTATTTACATAGATTCGACCGAAAACGCATCGTCCGCAAACCTAAAACGCGGTCTAGCAAGCGTCTTCCAGTACCGAACGCTCGACGATGAGGTGCGTCAACGTGACGCTTCTGGTATCTGCGATGTGGTCTACGTGTCCGTCGGAGAGAATATCATCGAGAAACAAAAATCTGCTTGTACGTACGATACATTACCGCCGCCTAAGCGACACCCGAATCCGCTGTTCGCCGTCAGGCTCGAAAGTTATCGCAATTCCACGTACGTGCTGACGCAATCGCTGCTGCCGGAGCGCGTGGTCGACCATGAGGCGCATAGGATGACGTTAACGTCCAAGCTGGACATCGGCACGAACGTCGTATCTGAAAGAATATTGGAACAGGCGCCGGAAATCCTCAGCGCGAGCGTTATCCAAGCGGATTCCGCAAAGCATGCGGTGATGATCCTCGAACCCGGATACAGAGAAATCAGTATCGAGCTACAATCGGAATCCGTCACGTGTCCTGACACCGGATGTCCCACG aTTGATCAGGCGATTGAGGAATATCGCGGGGCCCTTACTTCTTCCGCGCTGGGTACAGCGAAATCCGCATCGGCCTTCCTCAAGCTTCTTCCTCTAGTCAAAAATGCCTTACCTGAGGAACTGCACAAGATCCTAAAAACGCCGCGTTATCGCCAGATAAAGATGCAACTGTTAGATGTGCTTGGCTCCGCATCTACGTTGCCCGCTCATCAAGCGGCCATGAAGATTCTCCGGAAGGACGAGATCGGCGACGAGACCGAGAGGTATCTATGGGCTCTATCTCTCTCACCAACGCCCAATGCTGATGTCACCAAGGACATTCTCAGACGCTCCGAAGAGACGATGCAGAATGACAAGGTATCCGAGACCTATGCGCTTGCTGCGGGTGCGATGGCGCGGCATTATGGCTCACCCGCGCTGATAGAGAAGGCGAGGGTTAGTTTGGAACTGGGTCTGGATACTTGCAGCGGTGAAGAGTGCAAGCTCAAGTTTCTGCGGGCTCTGCGAAACCTGAGGTCTGCAGCGGCAATTCCCACGTTATTGTCGCACGCGTTAAGCAACAGTAAACCCATCAGCGTTGCCGCTTGGCGAGCCTTAGCGGCTTTTCCTCGCGAAGCTGTAACTGATGAGTTGAAGGCCGCGGCTCATAAAATCTTCTACCAGATTGGAGGACCACGAAGGGATAGCAGTGCGCGAACGCTCGCATTAGATATCATCCTCGAGAACGAGCCTTCCGAAGAAATCCTGCATGATCTCGTCAAATATCTGAGCAGCAACGATTCGGTTTATGAAGTCCGTAAATATTTGAGTCAACGACTGGAGCAAATCGCCGAGAAAAACGAACAATTCGCCAGATatctaaagaatatatatgcgaCCGGTAATACGATGGTTAACAATTATCACGTACGAGCGCAGAGAGGCCTCTCTACCGCTTTTACGAGAAACTTTTTACGTTCGCCCGAGAGCAACGGCTCCTTAGTGACTATTCAAGAAGTAAATTCCGGTCTACTTAAGCGCGGTATTGTAGACGTCGTACTGGAGACTAACAAACAACGGCAAGCGATGTTCTCGCTAGGATTATTCGCGGGTGGTCTCGGCAGCTTCGTCTCGAGCCAGGACGATGGAGTGGAAGCTGACGATGAAGTAGCTACTGCCGGTATGGAAATAGATTTTCTCGGCGTTGGTGTGCGGCCGTTCGTCTTCTTTTCTGGTCAAGGCGAGTTGATGAGCCACGTCTGGTCCGGCACAGCGTCTGAGAGGACTCCTGCTTTCCAGGCTCTCGCTTCTCTTTATAACCACAACGAGTACGTGCCATTGGGATCCGGTTTTGTTGCTGAGATCGACGTTCAGGGCGCCGTGAGCTTTGACCTGGCCGGCCAGATCCAGCTAAGCCTGTGGTCGAGAAACGCGCAGTCCTTGGTAGAAATGAATGCCGGTGTGATGATCCATGGCGGCACCAGGGTGCACTCAAATTTCGTGCAGAGTAAGGCGGAATTCTCGATGGCGATGGAGCCCAAACTCGAATTGTCCACCGACGTAGACTTTTCTGGACCGGTATCGTTGTGCATGAGGCTCAGCCAGCCGATTACCACGGTGAAGCAGCAGATCTATAAGATTGAGAGAATACCTGGCAGCCGGCACAGACTAAGGAAAACACGTCGAACAAAGATTCATTCGCCCGGCAGGTCTTACAAGCTCAACCAAAAGAACAATGAAATGTGTACGAAATTCGCGTTCAGTTAA